One genomic window of Solanum dulcamara chromosome 10, daSolDulc1.2, whole genome shotgun sequence includes the following:
- the LOC129904954 gene encoding uncharacterized protein LOC129904954, whose amino-acid sequence MPKERRDRSVSFDRSRASPYSCSSSHSRQSLSKNPLENEENVKDWEDARCPVCMEHPHNAILLLCASHEKGCRPFMCDTSYRHSNCFDQFKKSFEEASASTTQQLEIPAAITESTTAISEVLSELPGERTEGGSISLGALSCENHEIKMMLCPLCRGQINDWIVVDSARRHMNAKLRSCSSETCEFSGTYTDLRKHARQEHPLVRPTEADPERQRSWRRLERQRDLGDLLSTLQSSVSEEGSESTSLTFDEGGLLTVFLFVRILQPRSNSRSSSWSGSSRTRAQATGRRRPSRRLWGETYEGEIDTRDDENEQSDGGSGPRRRLRRQPTPEN is encoded by the coding sequence ATGCCTAAGGAGAGAAGAGATAGGTCTGTTTCTTTTGATAGGAGCAGAGCTTCTCCTTACTCTTGTAGCTCGAGTCACTCAAGGCAATCGTTGTCCAAAAACCCTTTGGAAAACGAGGAAAATGTGAAGGACTGGGAAGATGCCCGCTGCCCAGTGTGTATGGAACATCCTCATAATGCTATTCTCCTTTTGTGTGCCTCTCATGAGAAGGGCTGTCGTCCTTTTATGTGTGACACAAGTTATAGGCATTCAAATTGTTTTGATCAGTTCAAAAAATCATTTGAAGAAGCTTCAGCATCAACAACACAGCAATTGGAGATCCCAGCTGCTATTACGGAATCTACTACAGCGATATCAGAAGTTCTGTCTGAACTGCCAGGTGAAAGAACTGAAGGTGGTTCTATATCCCTAGGTGCCTTGTCTTGTGAGAACCATGAAATTAAGATGATGCTATGCCCTCTCTGCCGTGGTCAGATAAATGATTGGATTGTTGTTGACTCTGCCCGTCGTCACATGAATGCTAAATTAAGAAGCTGCTCTAGCGAGACATGCGAGTTCAGTGGCACATATACAGATCTGCGTAAGCATGCTAGGCAGGAGCATCCTCTTGTTCGCCCTACAGAAGCTGATCCAGAGAGGCAGCGCAGTTGGAGGAGGCTGGAACGTCAGAGAGATTTAGGAGATTTGCTCAGTACATTGCAGTCATCTGTTTCAGAAGAGGGTAGTGAAAGCACCAGTTTAACTTTTGACGAGGGTGGTCTGCTGACTGTTTTTCTCTTTGTTCGTATTCTCCAACCTAGGAGTAATTCTCGGAGTAGTAGCTGGTCAGGTTCCTCAAGAACCCGGGCCCAGGCAACTGGGAGGAGACGGCCTTCAAGAAGACTTTGGGGTGAGACCTATGAAGGGGAAATTGATACTAGAGATGACGAGAATGAACAGTCTGATGGAGGGTCAGGTCCCCGGAGACGCTTGCGTCGACAACCAACACCAGAAAATTAA